A window of Bos mutus isolate GX-2022 chromosome 3, NWIPB_WYAK_1.1, whole genome shotgun sequence genomic DNA:
CGAGCAGTTGCCTGGCAACTGAAATTGGGCGTTCCAAACAATTGGGACCCGGGCTCCTCCGCGTGCTAGGTTGTGTGCGGCTGCGCGGGTCTCTCACCCCTCTTAAGAGCGCCTCGCTCGGTGTTTTGCCATGCCTCTCACCCGAGACCCTTTCCAGAACCCTGCGTTGGATAAAGATGATTCCTACTTGGGAAAGTCACGGGCTTCCAAGGTACTGAGGTTTCTTACGCAGGTACCCAGTAGGGTCGACCTTACTCTTCTGTCGGCCTGACTGGAAGAAGTGGTAACTTAACTCTGGGGAGGACACTGAGTCAGGTACGAGAGAGGTCTGTTTTCTGCCTACCACCATGATCCCATATTCAGGTCTCCCCACCTTTCACCGTGCTTTTGAGCAGAGGGAAGTGGCGCTCTAGTCCAGAGGAACAAGGGGCACTTGCGGACCTAAGTAATGATTGGTCTGACGGGGCTTGCACAGGCCCAGATTCCACCAAGCAACGCTTTGCCCTATTTGGGAAACTCTTCTATGAAGAGACGTGAGGTATATAGAGTGGGAAAGAGGAATCAAACACCAGGTCATGCTTTATACATCTGTCTTTGATTCAtgttggaatgtgtgtgtgtatatatgtgtttcaTGATGGTCCAGGAGGAGTAATGGACCCTGAAGCAGTGATGCAGGGGGTGGTGTTAAGATGCAAAGGGCAGGACTGATGGGGCTTTGTGGCTGACTGGATATGGGCCCAAGAGAGTGGCCAGTCTAGGAGGGCTCCTAGGTTTCTGAGGGCTTAGCTGATACCATTTACTGAATGAGGTGTCCAGGAAAAGCAGGTTTGGGGAGAATGACGTTGAGATCAATGATGTAGCTGTTGCTTTTTGGTGCCTGTGGGACACTTCTGTGGAGATGATGAGTAGACAACACGGTTAGGGCTGTGGGTTGACAATGTGTGGAAGCCACAGTATTCATATAGTGGTACTTTAAGCCATAGGAGGGAATGAGCTCATCCAGTGAATGTGAGAGTCAGAAAGGCAGAAATGAaacccctggagaatcccacttaggggcagagagagaaaacagagctgAGAAGGAAGCTGAGAAATAATAGCCAGATGCAGAAGAAAAACCAGGAGGAGCTAGACCCATGCAGGATGgagagaacatttcatggaaTCAGAGTTGTGGCGTCAGAAACCACCGAGGTCAGATAAGATCAGGTCTGGAAATGATCCATTTGACCTAACCACAAAGGTTATTAGCAAGAGTAGTTTCAGTGGATGCTTGAGGCAGAGGTCGGACTGTATTGGTATGGAAAGGGGATggaaagggggtgggagggaaagtGGAGAGTAGTATGTGTTGACTCTTAAGGCTGGCTCGGTAGGAACATCATGGAGTCGTAGCCAGACAGTGATGAAAGGATGAGGAGAAACTGGCTACAGAAGATGCCAGGATAGCACAGCTCCCTAAAGTACCAGGAAGGGCTGGGTTCAGGAAGAAGAGTTATTCTTGAATAAAAGGGACTTCCCTTTCtctgaaatgaaaggaaaatggatAGTGAAGATGGCAGCTCATGCTTGACAGGCCTGATTTTCTCAGAAAGACCATCTCACGCTTCTGCTTGTAGAGATAATGAGGCTTAGGCAGCCTTGGAGGACTGGAAGAGCTACCTGTGCTTGCATCATATGTAATATTCCCGtctccttttcatctttcttgGTGATAACATAGTGCCTGGTCCACACCATTCAATTAATGGTGAGCTGAGTCATGCAGCACTATGCCATATACCGGGGATGAAGAAGGTTCCAGCATCAGATAAGATGAATGAGAGTTCTACTAGGTTGTAGCTGTACTCACTGGAATTCAGTCACTGGTTCCATGAGCATCTCATTTTAGAACACCATGTTTTAGGTCACTGTGCTGGGTACTGGGGACACAGTGGTGAGCAATATGGCATTTTACATGTAATGAAGAAATCAGCTATGTGCTTTTCATATTCATAGTTGTGGGGTTTTAATGAGAGAACCAAACATTCAATGAATTTTTTTGACATTCCCGCAGAAACAATGACCCTTCCTTGCTTACCGAAAATTTTTTCTCACCTGTTTAGACACTGTTCTCTCCTGATTCTCCTCTCCCGATTCTCTTGTCTCTGACTAACCCCAGCCAACCCCATTATAATATTGTGCAGTCCTCATGAACCACCTCTTCCTTTTTGGTCAGATTCTTTTTGGGAGGCTTCAGCTGTTACTCCAACAACTGCATATTGCATTAGAATATCTTACCTCTTCTTCAAACTCAGGACTTCTGAACCTGAGCTCATCTTGCCTGTCTGCTCCCCATCCTTCACTTCATGTCCCACTTCACCCCTTTCCCTGTCTTCCTGGCCCATTTCTTTCAGTTCTAAGGGAAAACTTAGGAGGGTCAAAAGGCTGGGAGGCTTGCCCCATATCATCCTTCTCGTTTAGATGTCTCGATTCAATTAAAATGGAATGGCAGGAGGGGATGGATGTCACTGATGCTACCACATCAGCAAGGCCTTCGGTAACCAGTTGTGGGTGTGGTTTCTCTTTTGCAGAGACTGCCATATAAGAACCCAACTCACCTTGCTCAGCAACAGGAACCCTGGTGTCGACTCAGCTCAACTCCCACAATTACCTCCATGAAAcgggatggtttttttttttattcagaggTACCTAGCATTGAAATGCTATTTCTCATTATATCCACTTAGGACTAATGACTATCCTTTTTGAAAGGCAGGCTGTCCCTGACTGCTTTAGCAGCTTTATCTTGCCCCCAATCCAAGATCCTATCTCTGGGAAGGCAAAAGGCTTGAGTTTTGCTGCAGTTAATTATTTGGAGCAAATCATTCTCTCACTAGACTTCTCATTATAACCATGAATGAGGTAAGGCCCATTAAGCTCAAGAGGTTCCCAtgtctccaggagagcttcccacTCCTTAGACTTAAGCACGAGACAATTCTGTATGGACAAGATTTAAGAAGTCATCATGTACAGTAATTTGGTGTGTAAAGAGCTGGTGGGCCTCAGGCCCCAAAAGGGTTCACTCTGCTTTGGGAGAAGAGTAGAACCCAATAGAACCCAACTAGAATGGGTGCACGGTGGCAAGTTAACCCTGAGAGGGTTGGCTTCCTCTGTAGATACCAAAGGATGACCTGGATTTCCGCTTAGCAGCCTTGTACAACCACCACACAGGGACATTCAAGAACAAGAGTGAGATACTCACACACCAGGAGACCATCCAGGATACCCGCCGGTAAGTGGTGGAGGCAGAGCCTCTCCCTAAGAACAATGCCATCCAATCAAGTAAGGTAAACCGTCACCTGGGAAATAATCGATAGGTTCCTATTTGTAtagatttttgcattttttaacttCTGTAATACAATTTCTGTgggtttcttttttctaaaatgaagagATCTTCCAAAATTGGGCTCATCTGTATAATAAAACATTTGGTTAATTTGAGAGGCTAGAAAGGGCCTTTGGTTGCtatatttttgaggttgcatGCAACTCCTTCCCTCCTTACCTTCTTCTCTTGATTGATTTCATTCTCCCCTGTTCTTCCCACATCGTCTTCCAGAATCAAGACCCAATTCCCTGGAGAATTTTTACCCGCTCCCCAACCACCCCTCATCACTTCCAGAGCTAACATCAGACATTGGATCAACCCTAAGAAGGAGTCTATTCACAGCATACAGGGATCCATAGGTAAGGGTTAGAAGACTGAGGAATGGAGGAAGATGGGTGGTGCAAGAGTTTTTCTCAATGGACACAGGAATCAGGGAGTTGAGGTGGCTGGCTATTAGGGAACATGAGGGATAACTGAGTCTGGCACATATCAGATGAATGCCAGGGACGTGCTGACTATAGGGCTAGGAAATGAATTCCGTTTCAGAGCCTCTGCCTTAGCCTTAGGTCTAATGGA
This region includes:
- the CFAP276 gene encoding cilia- and flagella-associated protein 276 — translated: MPLTRDPFQNPALDKDDSYLGKSRASKRLPYKNPTHLAQQQEPWCRLSSTPTITSMKRDGFFFYSEIPKDDLDFRLAALYNHHTGTFKNKSEILTHQETIQDTRRIKTQFPGEFLPAPQPPLITSRANIRHWINPKKESIHSIQGSIVSPHTAATNGGYSRKNDGGFFST